One window of bacterium genomic DNA carries:
- a CDS encoding rod shape-determining protein, with the protein MNLPWAEELAIDVGTANLHISLKQGGVVVREPALVAYAEGRRRPVAFGLEARRLQERAVEGVRVVQPIREGVIADFDAAVMLLRHFIHQALGRRPMLNPVVVTACPTGATAVEQRALQDAIRAAGGGRILVIQKALAAAIGAGVSLDTIETQFVVDIGAGATDIGAVSMGLLTAGASPPVAGDRIDEAIVRHVKRTQSIRISTTTAEEMKIQVGAVDPLLSGNNSGFSTSTDELQAYDVSLDDIPAVVAATLQPVYDEIAWLIEELPPKPRAELGANGIVLTGGTALLKGLAEHMAEWLGLPVRVATDPMSCTVLGLQSIVNDMQALSLGGRRFGTVSSMF; encoded by the coding sequence ATGAATCTGCCGTGGGCTGAAGAGCTGGCCATAGACGTCGGCACCGCGAACCTCCACATATCCCTGAAGCAGGGGGGAGTGGTGGTGCGGGAGCCCGCTCTGGTGGCCTACGCTGAAGGCCGGCGGCGGCCGGTCGCGTTCGGTCTGGAGGCCCGGCGGCTGCAGGAGCGGGCAGTGGAGGGGGTGCGCGTCGTCCAGCCGATCCGGGAGGGCGTGATCGCGGACTTTGACGCCGCCGTCATGCTACTGCGGCACTTCATCCACCAGGCGTTGGGGCGGCGCCCGATGCTCAACCCCGTCGTCGTGACGGCCTGCCCCACGGGGGCGACGGCCGTGGAGCAGCGCGCCCTGCAGGACGCGATCCGCGCGGCCGGCGGAGGTCGTATCCTGGTCATCCAGAAGGCTCTGGCAGCGGCCATTGGCGCCGGCGTGTCATTGGACACGATTGAGACACAATTCGTCGTGGATATCGGCGCCGGGGCAACCGACATCGGCGCCGTCTCGATGGGGCTCTTGACGGCGGGCGCCTCGCCGCCGGTCGCCGGCGACCGGATTGACGAGGCCATCGTGCGGCACGTCAAGCGTACTCAGAGCATCCGCATCAGCACCACCACCGCCGAAGAGATGAAGATCCAGGTCGGCGCCGTGGACCCCCTGCTTAGCGGCAACAACAGCGGCTTCTCCACCTCAACCGACGAGCTGCAGGCGTACGACGTGAGCCTCGACGACATCCCCGCTGTGGTCGCAGCGACGCTGCAGCCGGTATACGACGAGATTGCCTGGCTCATCGAGGAACTGCCGCCCAAGCCGCGGGCCGAGCTGGGGGCCAATGGCATCGTCCTCACCGGTGGCACAGCGCTGCTGAAGGGCCTGGCTGAGCACATGGCCGAGTGGCTGGGGCTGCCTGTGCGTGTGGCTACCGACCCCATGTCCTGCACCGTCCTGGGGCTGCAGTCCATCGTCAATGACATGCAGGCCCTGTCGCTGGGCGGGCGTCGGTTCGGCACTGTCTCCTCGATGTTCTAG